A stretch of Caldanaerobius polysaccharolyticus DSM 13641 DNA encodes these proteins:
- a CDS encoding lantibiotic immunity ABC transporter MutG family permease subunit, which produces MKILISEWIKIKRTPIRWLTFLTPVIFAAFIIWYFSLRAITVDTQISIFQAFFETWTTLVIPLGAGLIPGFMVHQEELAGSFNGFLVSRLPRRDLYFGKLTMLILLVLTDTLLATLALVIGLNFILDIFISWPVFMGAAIMAMIGTLPLLAFHIWISFAWGIGVSIGIGGGGILIAALTATSLGDKIWQFVPWAWPVRLASLVGAYLLKNIPSGFIIGQAVKGLIPAVILFVVMVIGGLIWFERWEGSWHE; this is translated from the coding sequence ATGAAGATACTAATATCAGAGTGGATTAAGATAAAACGCACCCCTATACGTTGGCTTACATTTTTGACGCCTGTTATTTTTGCGGCCTTTATCATTTGGTATTTTTCATTAAGGGCAATAACTGTAGATACACAAATTTCAATATTTCAGGCGTTTTTTGAAACGTGGACCACACTGGTGATTCCTTTGGGCGCTGGTTTAATACCGGGATTTATGGTACATCAGGAGGAACTCGCCGGCAGCTTCAACGGCTTTCTCGTAAGCAGATTACCACGGCGGGATTTGTACTTTGGAAAACTTACGATGCTTATTTTGCTGGTATTAACTGATACTTTGCTAGCGACGTTGGCGCTTGTTATAGGGTTAAATTTTATATTAGATATATTTATATCTTGGCCTGTTTTTATGGGGGCGGCTATAATGGCTATGATAGGAACTCTTCCGCTATTGGCATTTCATATATGGATAAGTTTTGCATGGGGGATTGGTGTATCAATCGGCATTGGCGGCGGAGGCATTCTCATAGCTGCTTTGACGGCAACGAGTCTTGGTGATAAGATCTGGCAATTCGTGCCGTGGGCATGGCCGGTGCGTTTAGCAAGCTTAGTAGGCGCATATTTACTCAAAAACATACCCTCAGGCTTTATCATAGGTCAAGCTGTAAAGGGACTTATTCCAGCTGTAATACTTTTTGTAGTCATGGTGATAGGTGGTTTAATTTGGTTTGAAAGGTGGGAAGGCAGTTGGCATGAGTAG
- a CDS encoding lantibiotic protection ABC transporter ATP-binding protein, with translation MVKVEYILETKNLKKFYGKQLAVNDVSLKVPKGSIYGLLGPNGAGKSTILKMLTGLLRPSSGEIIVFGEPWQRNHLERIGALIESPALYGNLTAFENLLVHAKLMALPKERIYQVLETVGLKDTGKKLVAQFSMGMKQRLGIAIALFGCPELLILDEPTNGLDPIGIQELRELIRSFPKSGITVILSSHMLSEVSQLVDYIGIISDGELKYQGKISHDEDLEGLFMNVVRGVKK, from the coding sequence ATGGTAAAAGTAGAGTATATACTTGAAACTAAAAACCTAAAAAAATTCTACGGAAAGCAGCTTGCGGTAAATGATGTTTCACTCAAAGTACCAAAAGGTTCAATATATGGTTTACTCGGGCCAAATGGAGCTGGGAAATCCACAATTTTGAAGATGCTTACAGGACTTTTGCGTCCATCCAGCGGAGAAATTATTGTTTTTGGTGAACCATGGCAGCGAAATCACCTGGAGCGCATTGGGGCGTTAATAGAATCACCTGCCCTATATGGCAACCTGACAGCATTTGAGAACCTTCTGGTTCACGCAAAATTGATGGCACTTCCGAAAGAAAGGATTTACCAAGTGCTAGAAACGGTAGGTTTGAAAGATACAGGTAAAAAGCTGGTAGCGCAGTTTTCCATGGGGATGAAGCAAAGGCTTGGCATTGCAATTGCACTTTTCGGATGTCCTGAATTATTGATACTAGATGAACCTACCAATGGACTTGATCCTATAGGCATTCAGGAATTGAGAGAATTAATCCGTTCATTTCCCAAAAGTGGGATTACGGTAATTCTTTCAAGCCATATGTTGTCGGAGGTTTCTCAGCTTGTTGACTATATTGGTATCATAAGCGATGGTGAACTTAAATACCAGGGTAAAATAAGTCATGATGAAGACCTTGAAGGATTATTCATGAATGTTGTAAGGGGGGTTAAAAAGTGA
- a CDS encoding lantibiotic immunity ABC transporter MutE/EpiE family permease subunit: MINIINSESIKYKRTFIRRLTLLAPLFFIIMALLQKFFIPADYLRPWQLLLDQVYNWWPVIFVPMGIALLATLVALQEKKAGNYLNLEIHNISPSILWTGKIVLMAYHALLATLVLIAAIIVSGLITAGGQIPWIKILSGGFTIWLTSLAVIPLQLWIATWKGTFFSMAMGFIGLIVGVIAAPKSYWMYIPWSWPTRLMVPIIGVHPNGIPLKASDPLRDPSVVPIGIALAIAALIIFTIITAVWFNRREVR, translated from the coding sequence GTGATTAATATAATAAACTCGGAAAGCATTAAATACAAGAGAACATTTATAAGACGCCTTACATTGCTTGCGCCATTGTTTTTTATAATAATGGCGCTGTTACAGAAATTTTTCATACCTGCTGATTATCTAAGGCCATGGCAACTTCTTCTGGATCAGGTATACAATTGGTGGCCGGTAATATTCGTTCCGATGGGTATAGCTTTGCTTGCTACATTAGTGGCATTGCAAGAAAAAAAGGCGGGGAATTACCTCAATTTAGAGATTCACAATATTTCACCGTCGATCTTGTGGACAGGTAAAATTGTATTAATGGCATATCACGCATTGCTTGCGACATTGGTCCTTATTGCTGCTATAATAGTATCGGGACTTATTACGGCTGGAGGACAAATCCCGTGGATAAAGATCCTTTCAGGCGGTTTTACGATATGGCTCACATCCCTTGCCGTAATACCGCTCCAGTTATGGATAGCAACGTGGAAGGGCACGTTTTTCAGCATGGCTATGGGCTTTATCGGACTTATTGTTGGCGTTATAGCGGCACCGAAGTCTTACTGGATGTACATTCCATGGAGTTGGCCCACAAGGCTCATGGTTCCTATAATAGGTGTACACCCTAATGGAATACCGTTAAAGGCATCGGATCCCCTTCGGGACCCTTCAGTAGTACCAATAGGGATAGCTCTGGCGATCGCTGCTCTAATTATCTTTACCATAATTACTGCTGTGTGGTTTAATAGAAGAGAGGTAAGATGA